CTGGTTCCAGTGCAATCATTCCCATCTCATCTAAGCGAGCAAGACAAAGAACACTGGCAAGCCCAAGTCCTCAATGCCCTCCAAGTTGGAGCCGCTTCGGCGTTAACCCATCAGCAAAGTCCCCACGCTCAAGCCGCATTGGCTTACGCTCTAGAAAATCGGCAGTACCTGCAAATTCATCCTGCTCTCTGCGTACTTTACGGTCGAAGTGCCCGTCATCTAGAGGGGGTCACCAGGCTTAAAAAAATTGCTCAGACCACAACGGGTCTGCTTCAAGAATCAGCGATCATCGGGCTTGGTAAGACGAGGCAGCTTCAAGCCTTTGAGGTTCTCAATCAGATGCTTACACCATCCACTGATCCATCAACTCAAAGGGTTCTCTTACACGCCATGGGTCACCTCGCAGATCGGGCTGCACAAAAGGCAAACCCTCTGCCGGGCGACGCCGAAATCAGAGCGAAAGTAACGGACGTGATGTTGCGGCGTATCGATACCCCGGTGGCGCAGCCCCACGAGACAGTGGCGCTCTCCTCATTGCTTCTTGTCGTTTTACCGAATCAACTCTCGATGCTCGAGAGTCAGGTCACTCAGCCTCGTGCGCTTAACGTAGTGAAGCCTGCATTCTCGCGCATCACACGTCGTCATACCCGTAAATAGGCTATTGTAGTTCGGTGGTTTTGGGGCCTACTCTGAAAACCGTACCGGTCGACAGGGCTCAGGCATTCAACGCGGGAAGAGAGAACTCTAACGCTTGTACTTCACGCTGCAGCCGTAGGGTTTGACGTGGTTCTTGGCCACAGCCCGCTTAGCCTTTAAATCAGCCAGTGCAGATGCCACATAATTCGTTGCCTTCGCATCTTTTACCCACGCATCCGAATCAATCGCGCCTTCGTATGCAACTTGCCCTTGAGCATTCACGACAAACATATGCGGCGTGGTCACTGCCCCGTAAGCTTTGCCGACTTTGCCATCCGCATCGTGGAGTGTGGGGAACGTATGACCATGCTTTTTCGCCCATTCGGTGCTTTCGGCTGTTTTCGTAAAATAAGATGAGTTTACAGCAAGCCACACAACATCATCCTTCGCGGCATCTTCGGCCACGCGCTTCATCGTGCCTGCCTCATAATGGCGAACCACAAATGGGCATCCCGGATTGGTCCATTCTAAGACGACTGTCTTTCCTGAATAATCTGCCAGCGTATGGGTCTTGCCATTTTGGTCAACAAGAGAAAAAGCTGGGGCTGTCTTACCTACAAGGTCTTGGGCAAAAGCAGTGGCACTCATTGCGAATACTGCACCCACACAAAAAATCTCACACAATCGACGACTGAACATAACCTGTCTCCTGAATAGAAAGTTTCGTGTCGTAATATAGGAACCCTTGAAGGCAAATCCAAGATCTTGAACAAACTTCAGGGTACCAGGTCGACCTGAAACTCTGTGTACTCAATGACGTTTTGTAAGATGCGCCGCTCAAGTTGGGCATCGCTCATCGCCTTGAAATCAGTGTCGGCGAAGAGTCCCAAAAGATTTCTCTTAATTTCAATCCGCGCGCCCGTTTGACTCGCATCAACTTGGAGTTCCTGGTCGGCCGACCCATAGAATGCGCTGGGATACAAATTCGACAGGGTACCGTAAGCCACGGAGCTCGATATTGTAAACGCCTGCGCTTCACCGCCCTCTACCGCCCAAGTACCCTCTAGGTAAAGACTGGAACCAACCATGTCTTGTTCCTGAGGCAATTGAAGCGTTCCTGTCCCGCCCCGCGCTACCAAGTAGTGAATCTGGCAATACAGGGTGCCCTCAATGGTACGGCTACCAACCTGCTGGCTTACCGGCTCGGTCAAATCCTCAACATAAGACTGAGCC
This DNA window, taken from Deltaproteobacteria bacterium, encodes the following:
- a CDS encoding thioredoxin family protein: MFSRRLCEIFCVGAVFAMSATAFAQDLVGKTAPAFSLVDQNGKTHTLADYSGKTVVLEWTNPGCPFVVRHYEAGTMKRVAEDAAKDDVVWLAVNSSYFTKTAESTEWAKKHGHTFPTLHDADGKVGKAYGAVTTPHMFVVNAQGQVAYEGAIDSDAWVKDAKATNYVASALADLKAKRAVAKNHVKPYGCSVKYKR